The Ziziphus jujuba cultivar Dongzao chromosome 12, ASM3175591v1 sequence TGAATACATGCAGTCGCTTGTTAATATACAGTAAATATGTTCaagtttattcatatatattttcttgatttccttattgtcaaaatttatcatatagtTTACAGTTGGTGAACTCAcgcatgtatatatgtaaatttataaAGCATCAAATACAGGTTATATACAATTATATGATGTGTTGTGAACCAATATTTAATGGGTGTGGAAATTTtgcatcaattaattaattacccaacCTAGAGCAGTGGGCCAGATCCggagtttgtttttttctaaatagataGCACTGAGTAATTAGTGCCCAGCTACTTGTGCTAGCTGGCACAAATTttcttactatatatatagatatatagtttATTGATTGGCAATGAACAATTAAACTATTTTCTTAGTACGTACTTAAGAATATAGTGAGTAATAGCTAGCTGATCCAAGAAATGGCCATTGAGAACCTGTTCACGTTAGGCAAAATCTACAATGCCACTGGAATCAAACTTTCTGGGCGGCACCATGACTGGTATGGTGTGTATGGAAGTCAAGGATACCCAGCACAGCTGGATCGAGGACAGAAGGGTTGGTTTATTCATCTCGGATCTGTTCCAGTTGCAGGACCACCTGCTCGTTCATCAGGGGCCATCGTCTATCGTGGCCATATTAATGACGAAATTGAGTTTGATTGGATTGTGGCGTGGGACAATCAAATCAATTCCCCGAATAAAGTaactacataaatataattaagctaCCTTGctactatatattatattatatcatattttaataatattgtacTACTGTTTTATTACGTAAATTACATACTAGCAAATCATCATGATGCTCATGcattttctatataattgttttatttatatattattattttttcattttatatgtatatatatatatatttgcttagttttatcaaatacatGATTAGACATATATATGATTGGGATTTTTATACGCATGATATGATATGCAGGTATACACTTCAGTCAGGGCACCAGTCCTGAAGCCCGTTGATTGGAACGAGATACAGCAAGAGCTGATCAATTCTAAGAATGAAAGCACTAGCAGCGATGGTGGATTATTGGCCCATGTGTCAATTGGTGATGGCAATTTTCCTGTACTTCGCGCAGTACTCTCACCACAAGCACCTTCCAGGAACTAGGCTGCCATCTGGCACTAGtcatatagtatatataatatatgtgcaTGCATGCTTGCATGTATGGTATGTGGAATAATGCCATCATATAATATGTATGGTCACATTTTATGTTAAGTATATTGTATGCTGAGGCTGCCTAGCTGTAGCTGATGACAGTCATAATTAATATGCAAGGTGTGTGGAATAATGCCATTGTGGTTTATGACATGGcaactttatgttaattttatgttatatatgcTATGGCTttcaatgaatattattaaattatattatcattttgtcTTCACATATATCAAGAAACAATTCTTGTTATGTATGTCAACTATCGAATCCAGATTTTCAAgtccatttttaatatttttatccttGTGGAACACTGATATAATTTCATCTCATGCATTAAAAAtcgttaataaaaaaataaacgaactgtaaaaaaataaataaattattttttaaaataaaataagattctaTCAGCCATATATaggaacaaaataataaaaataaaagatttccATCCGTCATATACATTTGAAGTGTTGCTATATACAACAGCCAATTGATTGTCCTATCCTTCAAAAGTTTTGggtatattttatttagatctttaaaatttatacctattacaatttagtaaatattttagtgTATGTAACATAAGTGCTCTAATAAATtggtttaggttttgtttggtaatatggtttcttttttatttcttgtttttcatttttgtttatgttttgttttttttttaaaaatagtaacATATTTGATGAtcatttctgttttttattttattcataaaaaaaaaattagaaaatatgtttggtAACCTCTTTTCGTTTCATGTTTCTTtcattcgttttttttttttttttttttttttttctttccctcccAGAATTCATTAGTTATTACCAGCGAGGTTTGAATCGATTAAACAGGGGTCAAAGTTTACCTAATTCTCATGGACTAGTTACCCAAAACTTTGACCCATCAGAATTTAGGGCACTCAGcctttggaagaaaaaaaaataaagaaaaaaaaagggaaaattttcattctctattgtttaacaattttttttctcgaaaaaaaacaaaaacagaaaaggatTACTGCAcatatttatgttttcttttcttaaaaaaaggaCAACACCTTAATTGTCCAATgtgaatatgatatatatatatatagagagagagagagagagagtttaaagtaaaatctatatttatttattaaactaaGGTTCATTCTTAATAACTACTGGATTCTATATCAATGAGTCAAgtcttatattttaataaaaattcccTAATCATCAAGGGTGGATCTTAGTTAATAAAGTAAGGTAAACCTACTTGAGACGAACTATGTATTAATTCATGTTCTTAACATTAggattctattttttattttttggattgcATCAAGggatgaaattgaaaattatattaattactaaGTTCTAACAAAATTCGCTTTTACTAAATAGGATTAGTATATCCCGacaagatttattttttctaaacaaattaGTATATCATTAAATCTATAAttgatcttttttaaaatttaaattttaatattcgaTATGattcaaaatctaataaaagaatatttgatattaaagtCATCACATCATCATGTATATATTCTTACCATCATctaaactctatttatcttttattcaatattttttttctatttttatcggacatcattatatattatattacttaatttcctgctaatatatatatatatatatatagtacaatatatacttatttcaaaaaataatgctATAGTTAATATGTATCCTGCTTGATAGTATGGGGGGTCTAATTATTTAtctgtatatttttaaatagataaaagtctaaaaaaattttaaaaatgtgtctctttgaatatatatatatatatatatatattagatcgTATTCTAAGTGTGCTTAATTGTCTAAGGAGAGTATGAAACGAAAGAAAATTGTAGAATTTGGGACTACTCATGTCACGTATGTACTCACTACTCCTATAGCTACCTGTATGATTTAAGGCAACGCCacgtatattaaatttttacacGTTGCATGCTGATCTCATGCACTGTGACgtcaaataccaattaataattacttttcataGCGACGGGCCTACTTCTACAGCCACAGGAGGGTGGGGGGAGCAAAGCTCTGCTAAAAAAAATCTTGATTCTTCGTGGTTATCCGGGCACATTCATTGACAATTGTTCTAATAACAGGAATGGAGGGGTGTCTTGAACGGCCACAATGtatgaattgaaaattttgaagaaaaacaactaaagaaacccagaaaaacaaaaaaaaaaaagggaaaattttctttctctattgTGATAAATATCAGTTTTGTGGTTGTCTATTGACAGATTATATGTCAATATATTGAGCTATTATTttgagattttctttttcaattttttacatGAGACGCTGATATGGTTTGATGCTTATGATAATTAGGTCATTGTGAAATGTATCTTAAAAGGTTTAACTAGTTAGttgcttttttatattaaaaattaagtacatacaatcaaaagaaaaagtatatagctataatatgtatatatatatatatatatataatataatgtgaatgaattaataataattaaaaaaaaaagttcaatggATAAAAGAATTGATTGCCTTATTAATTGCCTTTTTGTGGTTGGTTATGAAATATTTGTAGTATGTGGAgcttaattgtttgttttatgtTCATTTCCACCAAAAACATGctgaatataattttattaatgatccttaaccaaaaaatctacaaaagatttagaaaaaaatgagaaaatttcaAACAAAGTTGATTATCGACGGTCCaacggtaattatcgatgaaaccgtcggtaatccaATATGGGTCTTAACGTATTTGTTCCGATAACTTTGATAATGTGTGTTTTTTACCAAGAACACGTAAAaactaactttattaatgatcctcaacaatacaatccacaaaaaatttggaaaaagttagaaaatttcaaccaaaGTTGATGACCAATGggtcatcgataattaccaacgATCCGTTGGTAATCAACtttggttgaaattttctaactttttccaaattttttgtggattgtattgttaaggatcattaataaagttagttTTTGCATGTGCTTGGTGGAAGCACATATTATCAAAGTTGttagattgaaaaaaatgacaaattgtaATTATCGACaaggtttca is a genomic window containing:
- the LOC107428096 gene encoding 23 kDa jasmonate-induced protein-like, which encodes MAIENLFTLGKIYNATGIKLSGRHHDWYGVYGSQGYPAQLDRGQKGWFIHLGSVPVAGPPARSSGAIVYRGHINDEIEFDWIVAWDNQINSPNKVYTSVRAPVLKPVDWNEIQQELINSKNESTSSDGGLLAHVSIGDGNFPVLRAVLSPQAPSRN